From a single Alkalihalophilus pseudofirmus genomic region:
- a CDS encoding ABC transporter substrate-binding protein, producing the protein MKKFLRLTATTVLALSVLAACGGNENTNGDGGDTDNAGDDTTSETIGDGDIELVFWEFGNTGYDKLIEEYVEENPNVTINLQNSDMNDLHDNLFTSISAGTGAPDITMIEEAQIERYRNAEHAFTNLYDLGAEEVSENYLDWVWQNGENADGDFLFGLPTDIGPTVMFYRTDVFEEAGFDSSPEAVSDLVATWDDFENVAKEIQEKTGKQMVDGAELVYNARRDQATEQYFNTDDELIVEEHNQISDAYNYVASLLDQDLIGNIPLWTPEWFAGMDEGSYATMLAPAWMQGVIKDNSPEEGVWSLTTMPEGAGNWGGSYLTVPAESEHPEEAYKFIEWLTAPEQQLKAFLDYGLFPSAPAVYEMPEFLEYEDSYFGGAPVAQIFSEAAEAVVPVYKGRNYYPVDGEVKEAIDNVAAGSDPQEEWEAALVRMERILDRQ; encoded by the coding sequence ATGAAAAAATTCTTGAGATTAACAGCAACAACTGTATTAGCTCTATCCGTTCTAGCTGCTTGTGGAGGAAATGAAAACACGAACGGCGATGGCGGTGACACTGATAACGCAGGAGATGACACAACGTCAGAAACAATTGGCGATGGTGACATTGAGTTAGTTTTTTGGGAGTTCGGTAATACAGGCTACGATAAATTAATTGAAGAATATGTAGAAGAGAATCCAAATGTAACAATTAACCTACAAAACAGTGATATGAATGATTTACATGATAACTTATTTACATCGATCTCTGCTGGGACGGGTGCTCCTGACATTACGATGATCGAAGAAGCTCAAATCGAGAGATACCGTAATGCTGAACATGCGTTTACAAACCTATACGATCTTGGAGCAGAAGAAGTGTCTGAGAACTACCTTGATTGGGTTTGGCAAAATGGTGAAAATGCAGACGGCGACTTCCTGTTCGGACTGCCAACAGACATTGGACCAACTGTTATGTTCTACCGCACAGATGTGTTTGAAGAAGCTGGCTTTGATTCTTCACCAGAAGCTGTATCTGATTTAGTTGCAACTTGGGACGACTTTGAAAATGTAGCCAAAGAGATTCAAGAGAAAACAGGAAAGCAAATGGTTGATGGAGCGGAGCTTGTATACAATGCAAGGCGTGATCAAGCAACGGAGCAATACTTTAACACAGACGATGAGCTAATCGTAGAAGAGCATAACCAAATTAGTGATGCTTATAACTATGTAGCTAGTTTACTTGACCAAGATTTAATTGGAAACATTCCGCTTTGGACGCCTGAATGGTTTGCTGGAATGGATGAAGGAAGCTATGCAACAATGTTAGCTCCTGCTTGGATGCAAGGGGTTATTAAAGACAACAGCCCTGAAGAAGGCGTATGGTCTCTAACGACAATGCCTGAAGGTGCAGGAAACTGGGGCGGTTCTTACTTAACAGTTCCAGCTGAGAGTGAGCATCCGGAAGAAGCGTATAAATTCATTGAGTGGCTTACTGCTCCAGAACAGCAGCTAAAAGCATTCTTAGATTACGGTTTATTCCCATCAGCACCAGCTGTATATGAAATGCCTGAATTCTTAGAGTATGAAGATTCGTATTTCGGGGGTGCGCCAGTTGCTCAAATCTTCTCTGAAGCTGCAGAAGCAGTTGTACCTGTATACAAAGGCAGAAACTACTACCCTGTTGACGGCGAAGTGAAAGAAGCGATTGATAACGTAGCAGCAGGCAGCGATCCACAAGAAGAGTGGGAAGCAGCGCTAGTACGTATGGAGCGTATTCTTGACAGACAATAA